The DNA region tgTATGAAGTCAGcctcaagaaaaaaaatagcaatGCAAAATATATGCAACCCATGCATACAAAGCCCAACCTATAATGGACCGACTCCAATGTGGTCCTAaacttcataaaacaaaaaacaGTTGCATAAAACAAAGGAACATTGTCCAAAAATAAAGAACTAAAAGTAGAAttaattgtgtaaaaaatgattTTGGAATTAAAGTATTCCTTTTGGGGtcaaagggaaaaaaaattgtcaaaggAATTAAAGTACTCCTATATACTGCGAATTTAATTGTATTGGGTTTCACATATCCCAAGTCTCAAACTTAGTTGTATATGTATTTGGGCCGACGAATTGGATGCTTAGGAATTGAGATTTTACGTCTTTATGAATACTATCCAGAACGAACCTTTGACCAAAAATAACTTTCACCATTCACAGTAAAAAAACCTTTGACCAAATAAAATATACTTGCACACGTATTaagaattgtatttaattttattaatttttataaaatttctATTTCTTTTAAAGATTTAGCCCCACTACTTACGTTGACGCATTAAGTAAATCATCACACTTCACTTTTTTtaccatctcattttcacttttatTGTCTTTCTATCTCTTTTCCTATCACGTCACATATCATATattagagctgtcaatatgggttccaacccgcgagccagctcgacgggttggctaaatgagccgggttgggttggttaaattccagctcgaaaaaaacttgggttagtgcaacccggctcgtttaacccgcgggttaaacgggccaacccgcgggtcaagcgagccaacccatcgggttagagttattttttattaaaaaaattattttatttgtctttaattTAAGGTTAGTTTAATGGATTacttttagatagaaaaatggaaattttcatttctttaaatttgagacaattttttgtgttttatttattgttattctattatttatcttattttaaatgtgatagtaaaataattgtgtttttAAATCTTATCAACTaaattattttactatattttgTAACCAAAAAGTTACTTTACTATATTTCAAATGTGACATACAAATTAATGGGTTGATAAACCTCTTTCTTACTTTACTATATTTCAAATGTTAccaatttatctattttttatatttttttttcacctAACCCGCGAGCCAGCCCGCCAACCCGCGAGCTCGTAGCGAGCCGGGTTGGGTTCATATTTTCCTGGCTCGTTAAGGCCCCGGgttgacacaacccaacccgttttcaacccaacccatacggGCTGACCCATATGGGCCGGGCTGGCCCGTATTGACAGCtctatcatatattatatttataactctcaattctctttcttctctttctatcGCTCTCCACAAGGTAGAGGTGTGAAAATGTCATTACTATTTTTTCTAATTGTaaatttgtctttctttttGAATTGGAGTGCTTGTAGGGTGTCTACACTAATGTCCTCTGATCATTTTCATTATTGAATACAAGTATGCGTTGCACGGGGTATTCTTATTTTTTTGTATTGCATATGTTTTCTAGTTGATTATATTTATATACATATTATTTATTCGTAttaaaaagaggaaaaaatattttggtaattaattaggtttttttgtgtgtgtttttACTGTGCTAATTTATTCGTATttataaaaaagagaaatagagcCATGTATATGGATTAACTTTTGACTAATTCATTCCAACTGCATTAAGATACATTCACAAACGAATTAAGCACATTAACATATAAACAGATTGCAATATACATATTATGATTTGTCCTATAAtaaattcattaaaaattagAGATATTGGAAAGTTTATCCATTCTATAACTTAAAAACTAATTATGATTTGTCCTATAATGTCCCATAATTCCATTTTGCCCTCAAAATTACCAAACTTCAATATAAATAATAGATATAGATATTGGAACTTTCCTATGATTGGAACTTTCCTATGATTATAAAAGGCCACTAAACCTTAAGCTCCCGTTATGCCACACTTGCCCAATCCCTCTCTTGGTACCAAAATTTTCACTTCACCACTCACATCCAAAATGAGCACTCTTCCTCAAACACAGGGCCAAACCATCCAAGATGCTTGGGACTACAAGGGTCGTCCAGCAGAGAGATCCAAAACTGGTGGTTGGACTTCCGCTGCCATGATCTTAGGTCTCcaatttttccctttttttcattatttaactctattattattattttattagatAAGAAAAAAGCACACATACATACATAAAGTGTTATTCAGATTTGGTCTGTTTTCTCTTGTGATCTATCAGGGATAGAAGGATGTGAGAGGTTAACAACTCTGGGTATCGCCGTCAATTTGGTGACATACCTCACCGGCACCATGCATATGGGAAATGCTTCCTCTGCCAACGTTGTCACCAACTTCATGGGAACATCTTTCATGCTCTGTTTATTCGGTGGGTTTCTAGCAGACACTTTCATCGGCAGGTTTGTAgttttttcttcaactttgcTCTTTTTTTACTAAGATGCTCTGTTCTTAACATTTTCTATACTGTTCAACAGATACCTCACTTCAGCCATTTTTGCAGCCATTCAAGCAGCGGTAAGATACTACTGCAACCTTTGATTTCTTAGTTAATCTGAATAAATCTAAGCTTGTTTGTTTTATCGATCTCCTTCAATAGGGTGTAACGATCTTGACGATTTCAACCATAATCCCGGGCCTTCATCCTCCGCGATGcaaagaggaaagttcagaatCTTGCGAGCCTGCAAACACCGCACAACTAATGGTGCTCTATTTAGCTCTCTACACCATAGCCCTCGGCACCGGTGGAGTGAAATCGAGCGTCTCGGGATTCGGGTCTGACCAATTCGATGAGACGGACGAAGGTGAAAAGAAACAGATGGTGATGTTCTTCaactggttcttcttcttcataagCATAGGGTCACTGGCGGCGGTGACGATTCTCGTGTACATTCAGGATCATTTAGGAAGAGATTGGGGTTATGGGATTTGTGCCACCACGATTTTGGTGTTCCTTGCGGTGTTCTTGGCGGGGACGAGGAGGTACCGGTTCAAGAAACTGGTGGGGAGTCCGCTGACGCAGATTGCAGTGGTGTATGTGGCGGCGTGGAGGAAGAGGAGGTTGGAACTTCCGTCTGATCCGTCGTTGCTGTACAACGTTCATGATATTGACGATGAAACGCtcaggaagaagaagcagatgTTGCCACATAGCAAACAGTTCAGGTAAAAGTTCTTACACAATCCGacatacttttttttatatactttattattttttgataaactttttatGGAATAGTTTAATCTGTTTTTTTAGTCTAGGAAGAAAAAACATTTTTCTCAGAGAcagctatgtttggcatgtcatttcagctagtttatagcttatttgactagcttaaaagctcttcaaaagtgtttgatgaatgagcttatttcagtagctttaagctttaagctataagctatctcaggtagcttatagcttaaagcttatagcttattaaatttattctcatttttatccttattattttattaaaattccaccattacccttatatatttataaaaacactaaacgtATTTTCTcatcacacttacgtatgcagttctcgtcacaccgctgcgcaccataagtattaaaaatattatattaataaaaataagtaaaaatcaatattatatttttaagatgataaataacttgagctaataaaaatatttaaagtgataataattttaatattaatatcatataggtattaatgtgaaaataaagtaatgttaaatataaaaataattatacaagtatgtccttttatgtccttttacaatttcagcttgtttaacaactagttttaccaaacacttttgtttcaatcacgtagtttttcagctttcagctatcagctttcagctagcttatcaactttcagctatcagctagcttataagctttcagctagcttttcagctttcagctagctcatcacctagcttatcagctaaataTGCCAAACATAAATTAGTAGTTCAAACTTAAAGAAGAGCTTATTTTGAAGCCTTTCAAACACACAATCTTAACGTCTGAGTGAGTTGTGTCCCTCCAAAGATATTACAGTGTGATAACCTGATTGAAAAAAATGAATCAACTAATAAGATCACCCCAAAAGACTATCGATAAACTTATTAGAAAATTGTAATGTTCAACCTGATCTTAGTACTTTATTCGTCATATAAGCTTAGGGTTCACAGGGTGAATAAGTACCAATTTTATCTtctacttataaaaaaaaactcattttatcttgaatattatttttactttttttttcctatcttcTGCATAATTTTCTATCacattatctattatattcacTACACCAGATGACAATTATGtcatttttactcatttctttTAATTACCTATGTTAATTTTTTAGGTTTTTCCATACAAGACAAATGAGTTTATAGCTGAAttactctttttcttttacaTAAAAAGGTTCTCACTGATTTCGTAAGAAGATTTAATCTGTCCTTTATCCATAATTGGGggtttaatttatcttatttgaTGCATGTTTGGTAGCACTTTAGACATGAATCGTGATGCATATTAGAAACACAACCTAATGGTAGGAGGATGTGGACCCATTAGAAAATAGAAATGTGCAAACAAATTATTGCATCCGGTTCATGGAACTTTTGTTTCTCATACACCACCTTTCTGGATTTTgcatactttttatttttcttaaattataatattttttgagTTGCTATATTTTTCCTGCTCATATACATTATTTTTCAATTAGAAGAATAAAAAAACATGTGACTTGATTCCTGTTTAAGGATAAGACACCTTAAAAtctttgaataaaaaattcGTAGTTCAAACTTTGAATAACAGAGTGATATTACTATCATGATTCATCGAGATTCAGCTATTATCGTTTCGATTTCCCTTACTTCAAgttatttctttaatttttccGGCCTTCAATTCACTTGTGAGTAGATGCCTAAGCAATAGTACAAACTAACTAACAGGTTCCATTTCTTGTTGGATGGGAGTAAAGTAAAGTGCCTCTAATTAATTTCTTCTCAGAATCTCGTGGACTAGCTAACTGTTATCCCCAATATCTGATCTCATATATGGTCCTTTTTTGTTTTAAAGCTGGTTTTTAGACATATCACGGGTGTTAGTGTTACCACCTTAGCTTCAGTTTGATTCAGTTTAATGGTTTCAAGTTTCCTAGACAGTCACTTTccaaataaaagaaaaggaTACATATGCATGTTGCATGCATGTACTACTTACTCTCTTGTCACTTTAATTTATCTGTCTCTCTCAGGAACATGATTTCGTGGTTTGTGCTTCATATCTACTCCCAACAATATATATCACCCGTGATATATTCTTATGAATCTGATCTCTTACATATGCACACACTCACACACACAATCATTTGATAAATGCAATGCTTTCTGTCAAAACTAATAAAACATGAAGCTTGTGTAAATCATCTAAGATTTTTTTGAGTTGTTTTTACTATTTGGATTGATcatgagaaaaataaagaagGTACTTTAAACATACTATAATCAACATAATACATGGAATGACAACTTGATCATTGACTTTGGTATTAGAGTAAATTGTAATTGTAGAATAATCCCCAAACATGTCATTCCTACATTATGTgcataattttttatgtttggGTGGTAATTTCTTTCAATAATTAACTTATTGCATGTTTTGATGAATTTTGTTGGGGCAGATTTTTGGACAAGGCAGCAATAAAGGACCCAAAGATAGATGTCAAAACAGCAACAGAGAGGAAGTGGTATCTATCAACCTTAACAGACGTCGAAGAAGTGAAACTAGTACAAAGAATGCTACCCATATGGGCCACAACCATCATGTTCTGGACAGTCTACGCCCAAATGACTACTTTCTCAGTCTCACAAGCAACCACACTCGACCGCCACATTGGAAAATCATTCCAAATCCCAGCAGGATCCCTAACATTATTCTTCGTTGGAAGCATCCTCCTAACTGTCCCTATTTACGACCGCATCATCGTTCCTATTGCAAAAAAATTGTTGAAGAACCCACAAGGGCTAACCCCACTGCAACGCATTGGGGTTGGCCTGGTGTTCTCAATCCTAGCCATGATGGCTGCAGCATTGACAGAAGTAAAGCGGTTGCATGTGGCACGTGCACATGGCTTGGTGGACAACCCTGACTCGGTGCTTCCGATGAGCGTGTTCTGGCTGGTCCCACAATTCTTCTTTGTGGGATCAGGGGAGGCGTTTACTTACATAGGACAGTTGGACTTCTTCCTTAGGGAATGTCCAAAAGGGATGAAAACCATGAGCACGGGTTTGTTTCTTAGCACACTATCATTGGGGTTTTTCGTCAGCTCCCTGTTGGTGACATTGGTGCACAAGTTGACGGGCCACCGTAATGCGTGGCTTGCGGATAACCTTAACCAAGGGAAGCTCGATTACTTCTATTGGCTCTTGGCGGTTTTGAGTGGTTTGAATTTGGTGGTGTTCTTGGTTTGTGCTAAGTGGTATGTGTACAAGGACAAAAGGCTTGCTCAGGAAGGCATAGAATTGGAGGATCAAGACACTTCTAGCCATGCATAGGTTTTtctttattactccctccgttcctatttaactatcCACTTTAAGTGAAGACACACATATTAAGAGTGcgattaattttgttgatttttagataaagtgaggattatttttctattttaccctttaatgTATGTGTTATCTCTCCTCGTTTATTGTACTGATAATGACATTTGttataaaaacatcatttaatgttcTCTTAAAATgttaagtggacagttaaaaataggaacaaaaaaaattcttcaaaataaatagttaaataggaatggagggagtagTATTCAATGTTAGCTGTCTGTTCATTATCACTAACAAAATATTAGTTTAGTTGACATGCAAAAATCAGCACACTGAAAAAGATTGTTTAATTGTAGTTTAAAGCAAGGAAAGAATAAATATGAGAGGAGGAGGGGGGATTGTTGATTGTACACCATGATTTGTGATATTTCTTTCGGTGGGGAGAGGGGAGAGGGGCAGAAAATTATCAAACAAAGTCACCAGTGACAAGACTTTTGGGAAATTTACCACAGATCAGCCAAAATGCATGACAAATTTAAACAAACATACCATGTGAAGTACCATATATAATTTAACCAAGTTCCTGTTTCTATCAAAATAACTATACAACTTTAGCTTGCGTTACGTACATTATTAGCAGCTTATCCCATCATCTGAAGCTAGATTATCCCCCTGTTTCCCCTTCCTCCAAGAAAACCTCAATTTCCAACCTCAACCGCTCTCAGCCCCGGTTCACCACACGCCAGCAGCAAATGAGTTCTTCCAGGAAGGCCACTGTGGATAAACCCTTCTCTGAGAACGTTTTTGGCAGCGAAGACAGTTACTTCACTGTCGGTGAGACAGCGTGGAACATGAGAGGGATTTCGAGGGCAAATGGTCGTTGTTGAGGTTTATGAAGGAGGAGAAGgtcaagtgaaaaaaaaaacgtgatacgtgtttttaaaagtaaaagttTGTTAAAATTACAATTTTACCATTAATGAAAAAAGTGTTCTTCGTGTTTTTTATCAAAagtaaaaaaacagaaaataaaaacaacttTTTGTTGTTCTCTAAAATCTGTTTTAAAAACAGAAATAtggaaactgtttttaaaaacaatattagaaaacatattttattcaaataaattttattgttttttaattttttaaaacagaaaactgtttttaaaaacagttatCAAATAGAccctatgtttttttttctttctaaaactTTAACTCAATTTACACTTATGCCCAGAGGTTTGAGTTATCTTACAAATAATTGAGCTGGTTATTTTGTCCATTCAAAAATGGTGTCATCTGATATcttactccttcacaaattcCCTTTCACGTAAGTTAAGAAACCCCATTTTAAAATGTGATACAATCAAGTGAACTAAACTTAAATTTTGTACAGTTTTGTTAATTTGAGTTTGAATGAATAGAAATAATCGCAAATGATATtgtaaattattattaattttgtttataaaaagGAGTATTTGTAGAATAGAATAAAGCAGAATTACATTTTTAGAAATGCAAGTGATGGTTTGAGTCGACATACAGGTTAGCGGTGATTTTTAACTTCTACAAATATTTGTGGTGGTTAAAGTATTAATCGTCACTATATGCATGTATAATGACTCTTACTTCTCAAGATAAGAATACTAAATTGAACATCACATAAACCGGAGAAAGTAATGAAATAATAATAGATCATGGGTATTGTTGTAGTTTAGCTTCTAAACATAAATTAGTTGAATGGAAAACCAAGTCTCTTTCTTCTACAACAAACTTAGGTTTGGATCAGAGTAAACTTACTTTTAATTAACTTAACTTTTGTTCAACAATGACTAATTTTTAAACTCAAAACTACTTTGGATTTAAACGAAATTTTGGATGCTCTGACCTTAGAACAAATAACATAATTCTTCTTCACCTCATTTTATGGCGTGAAAAAATAGAATAGCAAGTTCAAGGCAAGATTGCACCACACTTAGACGACAATTGCATTTATCCATAGCAAAAAAGGACTTTAGCCGACCAAAGTCCAAAAGCCAACCACATTCTTCTCTTACGATACATAAGCAACAACCTCTAAAGACAAAGGTTTGGCAACACATCTGAAAAATGGCAACTAAAAAAATACGAATTTTTTGGAAAGGAAAAATTGGAATCCTATCCAATATCCGTTTACATTTAAAGGCTCAAGGGGGCACAATAATCATGACTCTTGTACTCTCAAGATGTTGGAGCATATTCTTGAATAGTTGAAGCCAGTTTGTTTCGATCATCTTCTGTTTTCATCCGGATCAAAAATGTTCGTGCAACAACACTATCATTATCTCCACCACTTCCATCAGGATTACCCTATAAAATTTGACATTCAATTTTTTGTTAGATATTCATATTCAAtcataatgaaataaaaaattgaggTTGAATACAGAAGAATGGAAATGAAGGGAAGCTAAGCTAAGCTATTCAAATAACATGGTAAAGCAGCATCAGGCATGGCAAGCTAGTC from Lotus japonicus ecotype B-129 chromosome 2, LjGifu_v1.2 includes:
- the LOC130741144 gene encoding protein NRT1/ PTR FAMILY 6.3-like, with protein sequence MPHLPNPSLGTKIFTSPLTSKMSTLPQTQGQTIQDAWDYKGRPAERSKTGGWTSAAMILGIEGCERLTTLGIAVNLVTYLTGTMHMGNASSANVVTNFMGTSFMLCLFGGFLADTFIGRYLTSAIFAAIQAAGVTILTISTIIPGLHPPRCKEESSESCEPANTAQLMVLYLALYTIALGTGGVKSSVSGFGSDQFDETDEGEKKQMVMFFNWFFFFISIGSLAAVTILVYIQDHLGRDWGYGICATTILVFLAVFLAGTRRYRFKKLVGSPLTQIAVVYVAAWRKRRLELPSDPSLLYNVHDIDDETLRKKKQMLPHSKQFRFLDKAAIKDPKIDVKTATERKWYLSTLTDVEEVKLVQRMLPIWATTIMFWTVYAQMTTFSVSQATTLDRHIGKSFQIPAGSLTLFFVGSILLTVPIYDRIIVPIAKKLLKNPQGLTPLQRIGVGLVFSILAMMAAALTEVKRLHVARAHGLVDNPDSVLPMSVFWLVPQFFFVGSGEAFTYIGQLDFFLRECPKGMKTMSTGLFLSTLSLGFFVSSLLVTLVHKLTGHRNAWLADNLNQGKLDYFYWLLAVLSGLNLVVFLVCAKWYVYKDKRLAQEGIELEDQDTSSHA